A window from Virgibacillus sp. NKC19-3 encodes these proteins:
- a CDS encoding HesB/YadR/YfhF family protein, with protein sequence MKLQMSKEVAKWYKQELDITDNSKLRFYVRYGGMGGNIPGFSLGIMKDEPEDVHTSIEVENITFFIEKKDAWYFEEKDLKIHLNRKIMEPAFNYMDEKQ encoded by the coding sequence TTGAAACTACAGATGAGTAAAGAAGTTGCCAAATGGTATAAGCAAGAATTGGATATCACAGATAACTCCAAATTACGTTTCTATGTAAGATACGGGGGAATGGGCGGTAATATTCCAGGTTTCTCGTTAGGAATTATGAAAGATGAACCAGAAGATGTTCATACCTCTATAGAAGTAGAAAATATAACTTTTTTTATTGAGAAAAAAGATGCTTGGTATTTTGAAGAGAAAGATCTAAAAATTCATTTAAACAGAAAAATAATGGAACCTGCGTTTAACTATATGGATGAAAAGCAATAG
- the yidD gene encoding membrane protein insertion efficiency factor YidD: protein MKYIFIGFIKFYRKAISPFKPPSCRFYPTCSEYGIEAFHRFGAVKGGFLTIKRISKCHPFHPGGVDLVPEKKGKQS from the coding sequence ATGAAGTATATTTTTATAGGGTTCATTAAATTTTATCGAAAAGCAATTAGCCCTTTTAAGCCGCCATCCTGCCGGTTCTACCCAACATGCTCTGAATACGGAATCGAGGCTTTTCACCGTTTTGGAGCTGTTAAGGGTGGATTTTTAACAATAAAAAGGATAAGTAAATGTCACCCCTTTCATCCGGGTGGTGTTGATTTAGTTCCTGAAAAAAAGGGAAAACAATCTTAA